One window of the Pseudomonas lurida genome contains the following:
- a CDS encoding superoxide dismutase, with amino-acid sequence MTYTLPALPYAYDALEPHIDAQTMEIHYTKHHQTYINNLNAAVEGTEFAGWPIERLVASVQQLPEKLRAAVINQGGGHANHSLFWAVMSPKGGGKPEGVLGKAIDEQLGGFDSFKEAFTKAALTRFGSGWAWLSVTPQKTLVVESSGNQDSPLMNGNTPILGLDVWEHAYYLLYQNRRPEYINAFYSVINWPEVAARYQAAVA; translated from the coding sequence ATGACTTATACCTTGCCTGCCCTGCCTTACGCGTACGACGCCCTGGAACCGCATATCGATGCGCAAACCATGGAGATCCACTACACCAAGCACCATCAGACTTACATCAACAACCTCAACGCTGCGGTCGAAGGCACCGAGTTTGCGGGTTGGCCGATCGAGAGGCTGGTGGCCAGCGTGCAGCAGCTGCCGGAAAAACTGCGTGCAGCGGTGATCAACCAGGGCGGCGGGCATGCCAACCACTCGCTGTTCTGGGCGGTGATGTCGCCCAAAGGCGGCGGGAAGCCCGAGGGCGTGCTGGGCAAGGCCATCGACGAGCAGTTGGGCGGCTTCGACAGTTTCAAGGAGGCCTTCACCAAAGCCGCGTTGACGCGCTTTGGCAGCGGCTGGGCGTGGCTGAGTGTCACCCCGCAAAAGACCTTGGTAGTGGAAAGCAGTGGCAACCAGGACAGCCCACTGATGAACGGCAACACGCCGATCCTCGGCCTCGACGTGTGGGAGCACGCCTACTACTTGCTGTACCAGAACCGCCGCCCGGAATACATCAATGCCTTCTACAGTGTCATTAACTGGCCAGAAGTCGCCGCCCGCTATCAGGCCGCTGTGGCCTGA